A region from the Melioribacter roseus P3M-2 genome encodes:
- a CDS encoding dTDP-4-dehydrorhamnose 3,5-epimerase family protein: MTDELKPVLIKGGMAVDDRGSVSFVNDFNFSDVKRFYMVDNHRSGFVRAWHAHKNEAKYVTAVKGSAIIGAVKIDNWDNPSKDLEVHRFVLSEKTPAVLYIPRGYANGFMTLTEDAKLIFYSTSELKESINDDYRYDARYWNPWEIEER; encoded by the coding sequence ATGACTGACGAACTCAAACCGGTATTGATTAAAGGAGGTATGGCTGTTGACGACAGAGGCTCGGTGAGCTTTGTTAACGACTTTAATTTTAGTGATGTGAAGAGATTCTATATGGTGGATAATCATCGCAGTGGATTTGTACGGGCATGGCATGCTCACAAAAACGAAGCTAAATATGTTACGGCGGTAAAAGGCTCTGCGATAATCGGAGCGGTCAAAATCGATAATTGGGATAACCCTTCTAAGGATTTGGAAGTCCACAGGTTTGTCCTTTCCGAAAAAACGCCGGCTGTGCTTTACATCCCGCGCGGCTATGCAAACGGTTTTATGACGTTGACCGAAGACGCCAAACTGATTTTTTATTCGACATCGGAATTAAAAGAAAGTATCAATGACGACTATCGCTACGATGCTCGTTATTGGAATCCGTGGGAAATAGAGGAGAGATAA
- a CDS encoding NAD-dependent epimerase/dehydratase family protein, whose translation MKNVLVVGGAGYVGGAITDLLLDSNYNVRVYDVLLYEDSFRKPVDFVFGDVRDAGKLKPHLEWADAVVWLAAIVGDGACQLNPQLTKSINQDSVSWLADNYDGRIIFMSTCSVYGAQDKELDENSPTNPLSLYAETKLNAEKYLKHKNAMIFRLGTLFGVGDLYSRIRLDLVVNILTVRAYVEGQINVFGGDQFRPLLHVKDVAIAVVQNIETEHKGVFNLARQNVRIMDLAYQVRMHFPDLIIEHTDMPFQDTRNYRVSAQKAKDTFGFKSVHSIDEGIEELKYLVETKRIKDLKSPRYSNQAYLKEHYNELMSEKFKEVEAA comes from the coding sequence ATGAAAAACGTATTGGTGGTAGGCGGAGCCGGATATGTAGGCGGCGCAATAACCGATTTGCTACTCGATTCAAATTATAACGTTCGTGTTTATGACGTTTTACTCTATGAAGATTCGTTCAGAAAACCGGTCGATTTTGTTTTTGGCGATGTTCGTGATGCCGGCAAACTTAAACCCCATCTGGAATGGGCAGACGCTGTAGTCTGGTTGGCGGCAATTGTGGGAGACGGAGCCTGTCAATTGAACCCTCAGTTGACCAAATCGATTAATCAGGACTCGGTGTCGTGGCTTGCGGACAATTACGACGGCAGAATAATTTTTATGTCGACTTGTTCGGTCTACGGCGCTCAGGATAAAGAACTTGATGAAAATTCTCCTACGAATCCTTTATCGCTTTACGCCGAAACAAAACTGAATGCTGAAAAATATTTAAAACATAAAAACGCCATGATTTTCAGACTGGGAACGCTGTTCGGTGTAGGTGATTTATACTCGCGAATACGACTCGATTTGGTTGTAAATATTTTAACGGTTAGGGCTTACGTGGAAGGTCAGATCAATGTATTCGGCGGCGACCAGTTCAGACCTCTTCTGCATGTAAAAGATGTGGCCATAGCTGTGGTTCAAAATATTGAAACGGAACACAAGGGCGTCTTTAATCTGGCAAGACAGAATGTAAGAATTATGGACCTGGCATATCAGGTAAGAATGCATTTTCCCGATTTGATTATTGAGCATACCGACATGCCTTTCCAGGATACACGCAATTACAGAGTCTCCGCACAAAAAGCGAAAGACACTTTCGGTTTTAAATCCGTTCATTCGATCGACGAAGGCATCGAAGAGCTTAAATATCTTGTTGAAACCAAGAGGATTAAAGATCTGAAAAGTCCGAGATATTCCAATCAGGCTTATTTGAAAGAACATTATAACGAATTGATGTCCGAAAAATTCAAAGAGGTAGAAGCGGCATGA
- a CDS encoding coiled-coil domain-containing protein, which translates to MSEAVEKHIVTTGNKGASVSEFFKLGRELFELSFKGDFDYIRHLKDNIKILSFDIPEELKEIFIPFNNAPIYWVYDSWLLAQIEEYMKANFNRAKYFDLHKSIKENYAKWATAQIRGEKEYYANLTMSFIERDIYKHNFFKFVIQAILHTYHNSIYNFSKADKLFNEVKQMAAALKLQEPVLHELLYIVNLFHGFLYLKEKRYEEANNLFKEAVETKQNGITAKIYSALCELKLNNMEIVEYYVREVITYDFHRMIAAIDVNNFGMFNYFLINALIYNLFYEKDFAPAQKLISDTLSPYRLTEENTLKKIADKIILLKELKVDEYITEDINKHFVLLEKVIKAYAESANTLVIGMYPEFERKYQETLDLIVEEKKKREYLEIEQSLVKYDEAINDYSETIKRLKKELETFHEKVKSNLDDAIKTINSNYEYEKQIIEDKILQLPHLERYNPAKSFSANMVNNTIIALIVFLIGGLAGYSNESLAYTSGYNSTIVMIIFSGLRWGIVSFLIGILISGVIAGFVLIDRVDEKQKLVKKLNMLKVQKDRLIKEAEEYSKDKETVMRNSITASIDHHKRQIDELQEEREKHRKRITDQVEEKVKEFMASLDTVR; encoded by the coding sequence GTGTCCGAAGCCGTCGAAAAACATATTGTGACAACGGGCAATAAGGGAGCGAGCGTTTCCGAATTCTTTAAGCTCGGCAGGGAATTGTTTGAACTCTCTTTTAAAGGAGATTTCGATTATATCAGGCATTTAAAGGACAATATTAAAATTCTCTCTTTCGACATTCCCGAGGAACTTAAAGAAATATTCATACCTTTTAACAACGCCCCTATCTATTGGGTCTACGATTCCTGGCTATTGGCTCAAATAGAAGAATATATGAAAGCGAATTTCAATCGGGCCAAATATTTCGACCTGCATAAATCGATTAAAGAAAATTATGCAAAGTGGGCTACGGCGCAGATAAGAGGCGAAAAAGAATATTACGCTAATCTTACAATGAGTTTTATAGAGCGTGATATTTATAAACACAATTTCTTTAAATTCGTTATCCAGGCTATACTTCACACATATCATAACTCAATCTATAACTTCTCAAAAGCCGACAAGCTTTTCAACGAAGTTAAACAGATGGCTGCCGCATTGAAACTGCAGGAGCCTGTATTGCATGAACTACTATACATAGTTAATCTCTTTCACGGTTTTCTATATCTTAAAGAAAAGAGATATGAAGAAGCGAATAATCTTTTCAAAGAGGCTGTAGAGACAAAGCAAAACGGTATTACGGCTAAAATTTACAGCGCTTTGTGCGAACTTAAATTAAACAACATGGAAATTGTCGAGTACTACGTCAGGGAAGTAATCACGTACGATTTCCACAGAATGATTGCGGCAATCGATGTAAATAATTTCGGTATGTTTAACTACTTCCTCATTAATGCGTTGATCTACAATCTGTTTTACGAAAAAGATTTTGCTCCGGCGCAAAAATTGATTTCGGATACTTTAAGTCCCTACAGACTTACGGAAGAAAATACATTGAAAAAAATAGCCGATAAGATTATTCTGTTAAAAGAATTAAAAGTCGACGAATACATTACGGAAGATATAAATAAACACTTTGTTTTGTTGGAAAAAGTAATTAAAGCGTACGCCGAATCTGCAAATACGCTCGTAATCGGAATGTATCCGGAATTCGAACGTAAATATCAGGAAACGCTTGACTTGATAGTGGAGGAGAAGAAGAAGAGGGAATACTTAGAAATCGAACAGAGCCTGGTTAAATACGACGAAGCTATAAATGATTATTCAGAAACCATTAAACGCTTGAAGAAAGAATTAGAAACTTTTCATGAAAAAGTTAAGAGCAATCTGGATGACGCAATCAAGACTATAAACTCGAATTACGAATATGAAAAACAGATTATAGAAGATAAAATATTGCAATTACCTCATCTTGAAAGGTATAATCCGGCAAAATCGTTCTCGGCAAACATGGTTAACAATACGATCATTGCGTTGATTGTATTTCTGATTGGCGGATTGGCGGGCTATTCGAACGAATCGTTGGCATATACTTCCGGTTATAATTCTACTATAGTAATGATCATTTTCTCCGGATTGAGATGGGGAATTGTCAGTTTCTTAATCGGAATTTTAATTTCGGGAGTAATAGCCGGTTTTGTATTAATCGACAGAGTTGACGAGAAACAAAAACTGGTTAAAAAATTGAATATGTTAAAAGTTCAAAAAGACCGGTTAATTAAAGAAGCCGAAGAATATTCAAAAGACAAAGAGACCGTGATGAGGAACAGTATTACTGCCAGCATCGACCATCACAAAAGACAGATCGATGAATTACAGGAAGAAAGGGAAAAACATCGCAAACGTATAACTGATCAAGTTGAAGAAAAAGTAAAAGAATTTATGGCCTCTCTCGACACAGTTAGGTAG
- the wecB gene encoding non-hydrolyzing UDP-N-acetylglucosamine 2-epimerase, producing MAKIVTITGIRPDFIRMSKVFEKLDENFEHIMIHTGQHYDDELSRIFFKELKIRKPDFTLQTGKNSRNHYEQLSYLSKEVIYLLKRKKIEPDWVVFLGDSNSALVSAPLFKEGYKIAHIEGGMRSYDRRMPEEVNRVICDYVSDMVFVYTPLYKERLIKENKNPSQIHVVGNTIVEVVKDYLPAGPRERNFIVADIHRNENLSSPAQYNHILQYLDTLGKKLGMEVRLVKFNRALKLIRKYKLLNDKKYIKLVGPYGFLDYLRLQYNAYGVVSDSGTSQEECPLLGVPVAVPRNFTERPESIDNGNSILVGETRPIARMVKDTVKFFDNYSISKDKIKWLGNGKTSDKIIRIIKRNTK from the coding sequence ATGGCGAAAATTGTAACCATTACAGGGATTCGTCCCGATTTTATCAGAATGAGCAAAGTCTTCGAAAAACTGGATGAAAATTTTGAGCATATTATGATTCATACAGGTCAGCATTACGACGATGAACTGAGCCGGATTTTTTTTAAGGAACTAAAAATAAGAAAGCCCGATTTTACGCTTCAGACGGGTAAAAACAGCAGAAATCATTACGAACAATTATCCTATTTATCGAAAGAAGTTATCTATTTACTAAAAAGAAAAAAAATCGAGCCTGATTGGGTCGTTTTTTTGGGCGATTCGAATTCGGCGCTCGTAAGCGCTCCGCTCTTTAAAGAAGGTTATAAGATTGCTCACATCGAAGGGGGTATGCGTTCCTACGACAGGAGGATGCCGGAAGAAGTCAACAGAGTAATTTGCGATTATGTATCGGACATGGTATTCGTCTATACGCCCTTATACAAGGAAAGATTGATCAAGGAAAATAAAAATCCCTCGCAAATCCACGTAGTCGGCAATACGATTGTTGAAGTGGTTAAAGACTACCTTCCGGCAGGACCGAGAGAGCGTAATTTTATAGTCGCGGATATTCATAGAAATGAAAATTTGAGCAGTCCGGCGCAATATAATCACATCCTTCAATACCTCGATACGTTGGGAAAAAAATTGGGGATGGAAGTCAGGCTTGTAAAATTTAACCGGGCTCTGAAATTAATCAGAAAATATAAACTGCTGAACGATAAAAAATATATAAAACTGGTCGGACCATACGGATTTCTCGATTATTTGAGACTTCAATATAATGCATACGGCGTTGTATCCGATTCCGGAACCAGCCAGGAAGAATGTCCTTTACTCGGCGTGCCGGTTGCAGTTCCCAGAAATTTTACGGAGCGCCCCGAATCGATAGATAACGGAAACAGTATTTTGGTCGGTGAGACGAGACCCATTGCCAGGATGGTAAAAGATACCGTGAAGTTTTTTGATAATTATTCCATATCGAAAGATAAAATCAAGTGGCTGGGCAACGGCAAAACATCCGATAAAATAATAAGAATAATAAAGAGGAATACAAAATGA